A part of Crassostrea angulata isolate pt1a10 chromosome 5, ASM2561291v2, whole genome shotgun sequence genomic DNA contains:
- the LOC128183973 gene encoding scavenger receptor class F member 1-like, which translates to MIRRSTHAILQSTMFVSKSISYILYDWSDFCFSNYYHYFFKFDQEGSMLTVWIALTLYLSIGYAANRDVRLKVNCSSLLNKQLFHRHSNLWNVSKSSEVFLKMNCRKFDSTLAHIEDELENQWLRKQYPDIKTAQVCPLGKFGWHCKFSCFCAGGDCDSDTGHCPSGCKNDRYGPGCQLLSVYRYSKLAHGYLENMDRTESGKQCVQGNSTVFVKCYGLHASYFPDKKIPGAVCRNMLDKVLNRLGPKDKGPWCFTNYSEDSNFMESCDLPLQGCDPGKFGEMCEFECHCKNEEPCFYLGSCPHGCHPGWMNTTCQTKCESGRYGDGCNSNCGECKSGPCNIETGECEGGCAAGWKGALCKTSE; encoded by the exons ATGATCCGTCGGAGTACTCACGCAATATTGCAATCAACCATGTTTGTAAGTAAAtctatatcatatatattatatgactGGTCAGATTTCTGTTTTTCTAATTACtaccattacttttttaaattcgaTCAAGAGGGGAGTATGTTGACAGTTTGGATCGCTCTGACGCTCTATTTAAGCATTGGCTATGCAGCAAATCGTGACGTTAGGTTAAAGGTTAATTGTTCGTCCTTGCTTAACAAGCAGCTGTTCCATCGTCATTCAAATCTGTGGAATGTGTCCAAGTCAAGCGAGGTTTTTCTTAAG ATGAATTGCCGAAAATTTGATAGCACTCTTGCTCACATTGAGGATGAACTTGAAAACCAATGGTTAAGAAAACAATATCCTGATATCAAAACAG CACAAGTGTGTCCCTTAGGCAAGTTCGGATGGCATTGTAAGTTCTCATGTTTTTGTGCTGGAGGAGACTGTGACTCAGACACTGGACACTGTCCCTCAGGCTGTAAAAATGATCGTTACGGACCAGGATGTCAGCTTC TGTCAGTGTACCGATACTCCAAGCTAGCACATGGTTACCTTGAAAACATGGACAGAACAGAATCTGGTAAACAATGCGTGCAGGGGAACAGCActgtttttgttaaatgttaCGGGCTACATGCGTCGTATTTTCCTGACAAAAAAATTCCTGGGGCCGTATGTCGAAACATGCTGGACAAAGTTTTGAATAGACTTGGACCGAAAGACAAAGGACCTTGGTGCTTTACTAACTACTCCGAGGATTCCAACTTCATGGAATCATGTGACCTTCCACTCCAAG GTTGTGACCCGGGGAAGTTTGGAGAGATGTGTGAGTTTGAATGCCACTGCAAAAACGAGGAACCATGCTTTTATCTCGGCAGCTGTCCCCACGGATGTCACCCGGGCTGGATGAACACCACGTGCCAGACAA AGTGCGAGTCTGGTCGCTATGGTGACGGCTGTAACTCAAATTGTGGAGAATGCAAGTCAGGGCCATGTAACATTGAAACAGGAGAATGTGAGGGTGGGTGCGCTGCAGGATGGAAAGGAGCGCTATGTAAAACAAGTGAGTAA